Below is a window of Geovibrio ferrireducens DNA.
ATAGACAGCATGAGAAAACGTTTTAAGAAGAACCATGTGAAAAGGCTCAACGCCGGAGAGTGCACCATTGATGCCGGGCTGATTTATGTTGATATACTGAACTGCCTTGAAAAAATAGGCGACCATACATTCAACATTGCGCAGGTTCTTATGGCCGGAGAGAGCGCCGCAATCGGCAAACCGCACTAATTAACAAGGTCAATCAGTGCGTCCTGCCGGATTGACCCACACGCTCGCGGATTGCAGGGCAATCCTTCGCTGCGCACGGCGGCGGCACATCCATGTGCCTTCACCCAACAACATCAATCATCCGTGCGTCCTGCCGGATTGACCTACAACCCTTTAAAGGCTGCTGTCATTGCGAACGCCAGTGAAGCAATCTCTCAGTATTCTTAAACCTTACACATCACTCCGGCTGCGTAATGCGCACCTTAAAGGTGTTGCCGCCCCTGCTGTTGGTTTCAAGGGTTATGCCGCCTCTGTATAATCTGCATATATGCTTGACTATGGAAAGCCCTAGCCCTGTGCTTGAGATATTCTTATTTCTGGATTTTGAAACAGTGTAGAAGCGCTCAAATATTCTGTCCCGCTCCTCGGCAGGGATGACGGGGCCGCCGTCCTCCACATCAAGGCAAAATTCATCCGCGGTGCTGAGCATTCTCACCTCTATATAATCCTTCCCTGAGTAAGCGACAGCATTCTCTATGAGATTCGTGACAAGGCTCGAAAGGTGCGCCCTGTTCACCCTGACAGGCTCTCCTTCCGCAGTAATTTTCATTCCGGGGGCGAATTTATCCGAATAGTAATCCCTGAGTTCCTCAGCGTATTCGGCCGGGTCCGTCTCCTCTTCGGTTTCAATATCCTCCGCAGAGGATGATTCGTATCTGTGCAGTTCTATAACATCATTAATAATCTGGTTAAGCTGGGTTGTCCCTTTATAAACCTTGCCGAGGAACTTATCCCTGTCCTCCGGCTTCATGTTCGGATGCTCCATAAGCGTTTCCGCATACCCCATAACCAGCGCCAGCGGTGTTTTAAGTTCGTGGGAAATATTGGTTATAAGCTCGCTCTTGTATTTGCTGTAGCGTTCGCTGTCGGTTATATCCGTGAGCACGATGATTCTTGAGCCCTCCATGAAGCGCACATACAGTTCATAAACCGCATTCTGGAGTTCGTACACCTTTGTGCAGTCCGTTTCGTAGGAGAGGATCTCCTTAGCCAGAACTATGGCATCCCTGTCAGTTACCTTAGCCAGAACATCATCCCCCTGCCTGAGCAGGCAGCCGAGAATTTTTTCAGCCCTTTTATTGGCAAGTTCCACCCTGCCGTTTTCATCCAGCTTGATTATCCCCTCCTCAAGGAGATTAACCAGACCGTTCAGCTTTTTCTTTTCCGCCTCAAGTATGTGCTTCTGTTTCTCCAGAGCGTTGTATGTCCGGTATATCAGCCCCGCGACCTTATCCATCAGCCTGCTTTTGAAAATAGGAAAAACAGGCGGTCTGCCGCTTTCTATATCCTCAACAATGCGGCTTATCTTCACCACTGGTCTGCTCACTCTCAGGCTTATGAACCACAGCACAGCGAAAAGAACGGCAAAAAGCCCCAGAAAGGTGGCGTAGGCCTGTTCCTTCATCTTTTTTTTCAGGCTTTCCACATAAAGCATGGGGTAGGCTATGCGCAGAACATTCCCCCCTTCTTTAAGCTCCTTCGCGTAATATATCATCCGCTGCCCGGTTGTTGTACTGAAACGCTTCTCCATCCCTTCGCCGTTTTTGAAGGCATCCTGAATTTCCGGGCGGGAACTGTGGTTTTCTATTCCAGGCACGGAATCCGCCGCCACATAGGAATCATCGATAACCACACCGTCCGAGCTGATAAGAGTAATCCGCAAGGGGGCTGCCCGGCTTATGGATTCAAGCCTCGCTCTGGCTTCATGCGGGGGGAGCTCAAGCACTCCGGACGCGTTTATTATCTCCCACTTGTTTTTAAGCTCGTTGACAAGCTCATTCTCCGCATTGATGAGCAACTGCTTCTGATAAGTGAAAAACATCAGCAGTGTCACACACATGACAGGAATTATTATAAAAGAGAAAAGACGTATGTATATCCTCATAGTTGGCTCCTTAATATTATTATCACAAATTTTTATCCTTAAAAATTTGTGATACACGCTCGCGGTTTGCAAAGGCAAACCTTCGCTGCGCACGGCGCACTCCCTTCCATGGGAGTGTTAAACATTATTATCACAAATTACTCTCTATCATTAAAAATTTGTGATACACGCTCGCGGTTTGCAGAAGGAAAAACAGTGTGTTTCGCCTTTCGTACTAACCTCCCCCTTAATAAAGGGGGACAGAGGGGGATTTTTATCCGTTAAACGGACAGACATATCGGCATCATTATAATTATTAGCATGAAGACAAAAGAAAAGAAACTGTTCCGGCTGAAGGCTATAATCTGAAAGATACCCGGAAGTATGCCCCGCCGTCATTCCCCAGGAAATATTCACCGCCGAGCTGTTTCACAAGGTTAATGACAATAGGCAGACCGAGGCTTTCCAGAGATGCCGCATCTAGACCGGGCGGATAGCCTCTGCCGTTATCCTTCACAGTCATGTTGCAGAGGTCACCTTCGGTTTTGAATGAAAAAAGTATCTGCGGATTTTCGCTTTCCTCATCAAAAGCGTATTTTATGCTGTTCATCACAAGCTCATTCACTATGAGCCCGCAGCACATTATTGTATCTATAGGCAGTGATACAGCCTCCACATCCTCTATTATCTCAATGGGAATACTTTTCATGTTCTTGCGCATATTGTCCAGAAGGCTGTGGAAATACGCATCCAGCCTCACCACTGACATATTCTCAGACCTGTACAGAGACTGATGCAGAAGCGCCATAGCCATTACCCTGCTTTCCGCTTCCCCCAATGCATCGCTGGTTTCTTTGGAGCCGCTGGATTCCTTCTGGAGGCTTAAAAAGCTGCTTATAATTTGCAGGTTATTTTTGACTCTGTGGTGTATCTCCTTAAGCAGAATCTCCTTTTCATCCAGCGAGCGCTTGATGGTCTCCCTGTTGCTGATCTGCTCTGTTATATCATAATATGAAACAACGGCGCCCTGCACCCTGCCGCCCTTCTTGATTGGTGCGGCAAATACCTCAACGTTTATAAAAGTGCCGTTTTTACAGCGGAAAATCTGCTCCTCACGCCGTCTTTCACCGTCATGAATGGTTTTAAACACCGGACAGTCAGCCTCTTCCAGAGGGTTGCCCTGTTTATTCCTGCGCTGCAGCACAATGTGGTGTGACTTGCCGAGAAGCTCATCCCTTGAATATCCTGTAATCTGCTCCACAACTGGGTTAACGAAAATAATAATCCCTGTACTGTCCACACCCAGAATAGCCTCACCTGTGGAGGAAAGGATAGCTGACTTCTGTTCGTTCAGTTCATGAAGCTTGTCCTTGCTTTCTGCAAGTTCATACATCATGTCGTATATTTTCCTGTAGCCCACAGCAAGCACCGCAAGGCCTATAACCCAGATAAGACTGTGGGTTATTATCGAAAGAAGTATTTCATTGGTCTCTATGTCAGAAAGCTTTCTGAGAGGTATGCTGACGCTTATGCCGCCACGGATTTCGCCCACACTGTACCCCTGAACAGCGTGACATTTCAGACAGCCCTCAGAAGTCACAAACGGGCGCATGAACCGCAGATACTTCTCGCCGTCTATTGTATCCACAGATACATACTCCTGAGCACCGCCGAAAAGCTTGGCCAGTGCGAGCTTCTCCCACGTGTCCGGCTTGTTCACAGGGTTTATGAGCACGTCACTTGTGAGATGCGTCTGTATGACATCCGTGTCGATGGCCATTTCATAAACCTGTCTGCTCATGTACGCCGGGTTTACAAGGGTGAGTTTTCTGCCGGAATCAGTGACAATATCCCTGTCCTGAACATGTATGAGGTACGGGTTCGGCTTAACATCGTCAGTAACAGGAACATATACCCCGCCGTGACCGGTGTTCCATTTTCTGTAGAGTTCGTCCTTGGTAAAGGCTGATTCGGCCATCATAGTGGCAATTCTTTCTGTTGAGTTGGATATTTCCAGATACTGCAGAAATGTAAGGGCAACAATAAGTCCGGTCCATATCATGACCAAAAGCACAGAATAAAGCTTGACCCGTCTGATTTCCTCTCGCATTCCCGACCCCGGAAGAACTTGTGTATTTATCTTATTTTACATCTCAAAAATGAAGTTTCCAAGCGAGATGAAGCTTTTTTGATTAGAAAACGAAAAATAAGCATGCTTATAAATAAGTAAGAAAAAGCCGCCCGGAGGCGGCATGTCTTTATGCTGATTTGACTGTTATTTTGTCAACATTTCCGTCGGAGAGCTCCACAACCTTGCCGGCATACTCCGCGTAATCCCTCTGGTGGGTCACCATGACTACGGTAAGCCCTTCCTTATTCAGATCGCTCAGTATTTTCATCACAGCGTCCCCGTTGGCTTTGTCCAGGCTGCCTGTCGGTTCATCCGCAAAGAGAACGGCAGGTCTGCCCACTATGGCTCTGGCTATTGCCACCCTTTGCTGCTCGCCGCCGGAAAGCTGTGAGGGAAGGCGCTTTTCCTTTCCGGCCAGCCCAACCTTCGCCAAAGCGTCATAGGCTCTGGCTTTCTGTTCCTTCCCTGCGGGCTTAATGCCGGAGAGAAAAGGAAGCATAACATTTTCAAAGGCTGTCATATACGGCATGAGGTGATGAAACTGGAATATCATTGCTGCCTCTTCCCTGCGGAAGCGGTCAGTTTCGCAGCGTTTCATACCCCTGAAAGGCTTGTCCATATAAATTATGTCACCCTTATCCGCATCCAGCAGGGAGGACATTATGTTCAGCAGTGTACTCTTGCCTGAACCCGAACGGCCGAGGAGGCACACAAACTCCCCTTTGCCGACTTCAAGGGAAACCCCTTTCAGCACAGGGGTAACGACCCCGCTGCCGCTGTAGCTTTTATATATATCATTTACCTTAAGCATCATTTCACCTAGAGCCTTATTATGGCGCTTGCCGGTTCGGTTCTGGCCGCTTTGAGTGCGGGAATGACCGATGCAGCTACAGAAACAAGGCACACCACAGCCACGCTGAGAATCAGATGAGCAGGTTCAAAGTGTATCGCCGCCCCGTCTGTAAGCTCCATTTTCTCAAGTATTTTCACCGCAGTGAAATAACCCGCCCCGAAACCTGCAATGCCTGAGGCAGCGCCTATTACCAGCGATTCAAAGCTGAACAGGCAGAAGATCTTGAATCTTGAATAGCCCATGGAACGGAGAATGCCTATCTCGCTCCTGCGTTCGGCTACAGAGGCCATCATAAACACGGCAAGCATGAAGCAGGCTATAACGAGGATAACCGCACTAATTACGAGAACAAGGTTTTTCACGAAATTAACCGTAAACATCCTCTGCTTAACCACGCTCTGCATGGCAGTTACATCCACATCAGGCAGAGCCTGCTTTATCTGCACCACTATATCTTCAATCGGGCATCCGGCACACAGGGCTGAGACCTCAACGAAGGTGACCTCTCCGGGCTTGTTTTTAAGCTCCTGCAAGGCCTCTATATCCATGAACACCAGCTTGTCCTCATCAGTTCCCATAGGAGCGAGGACACCTGCCACATTAAAAGTCTTTCCTTCAATCTCCGTTTCCCAGCCCTTTTCAAGTCCCAAAAGCTTTGCTGCGGTGTTTCCGGCCACTATGTCGTATTTCCCGAACTCGCTTCCTTCCTCAAGTCCGTCCATGACCATTTCCGTGCCTTCGGGTAGGCTCGCCGTGTCGTGCCCGTGCGCTTTGTGGTCTGCCTTGTCTATGTACCAGTAGCTTTTTATCTTAAGCTCTTCCACCCAGTTTATCCCCACAACGGCAAACTCCCTGCCGTCTATGGAGGATGTTTCCAGAAGCTTGGGTGCAACAGAGCTTATGCGCTCCTTATAGCCTATGCCGCGCACTCCGTTTTCCACCTCATCCATATCAAGCTTGTGGATATTGTAGGAAAGGTTGCCCATGGAAAAACCGCCGTAGCTCACATCCAGACTTTCGGAATGGGGTCTTATGAGGATATTGGCTCCGTAGGCGGTGAGCTTCTGCTCAAGGCTCTCACCCACAGTGGCAGAGACATAGTAAAGCCCCACCACGGAGATTATCCCCGCCGAGAAAACCAGCGTCAGCATCGCCGTGCGGAGAGCTTTGCGCCGGAGATTCTTTAAAGGTATCGTAAACAGATTCATCAGCTATCCTAGAAGTACATCGCGCCTGAAGCTATATCAGTTGCCTTGATGTAGACAAAATCCTTGTCAGTTGTTCTTGTCAGGGGCGAAGGGTTGCAGCCGCCTTTGACCTCGTTTATTTTCATGGAGTGGAACTTCATACCGCAGTTGTTGCAGACCATGAAATCGCCCTGCTGTGAGTAGCCTTTTTTCTCGCGGTAGCAGACATCACAGGCATCAAACGCTGCCCTGATCACGCCGTCACTGCTTTTAAGTATGAAATACTTCACGTCTTTGCCGTTGATTTTTGTATGAAAATAATGAGCCTTGCCGTCATTCACATCTTTAAGGGCTATTTTAACCACGCCGTTCTGGGCTTTTGCCTCTTTTGTTTTGCTTCCGCCCCAGCTCCACGCCGCGACAGACATAACAAGAACGCCTAATAACATTAATTTAAACAAAATCTTCATATTTCCTCCGTGTGTATCTACGTATGAACCTTTCAAACAGAAAAAGTTCCGCTCATGCGGCGCTGCCCATGCGGAGTGGACAGCGCCGTCTGCGGAAGACTCCTCCCCCGAGAAGTCCTGAAAGCCATATTCATATTAACTTTATAGGAAATATAGATGGCTGTTTTTCCGGTGGCAACATCAAACTGCAAAAAAATAAATATCCCGCCAAAACACTGACAAAATTACCTATTTGCGTTATACATATGTTTGATTTCTGCATCATATGCTCCTTCTCAGCCAGCCTGCCCTCTTTTCCTGTGCAGTTTTTGCACAGATCATATTTGTTGGGCTGATGCTTACATTGACTTGATCACGATTTATAAAAGGAGTAACATCATATGAATATCAAGGAGGTATTATTTATGAAAAAATTTATTACACTCTTAACCGCTGCAGTCATCGTATGCATGTTCTCGGCAGCCTTCGCTGCGGAGCGCTTCGTCATACCCCTTGATGCGGAAAACGATCTCTATACTGCGGACAAAACCTTCACAGTGGACGGCATTGAGATAGCAGCCGCAATGTCACGCCCGACAGAGGCCTTCAAGCCGATCACCTTCACATTTGCCTTTACGGAAAAGGGAGCTCCGATTGCGGTTGAAAACGGTAAAATACGCTTTAACATGAAGATGGATATGGGTGAATATGCCTATGACCTCGCAAAAGCGGACGGAAAATACACCGCAACCGCTGTTCTGCCCAAGTGCATGATGGGCGGGGAAATCTGGTTCGGCAAGCTCACCTTCTCCTACAAAGGCGCTGAGCACTCCAAGGTATTTTTCTTCAAAATACCAAAAAGCTAGGAGCCGATCTTGCAGAACATTGACCTTCTGGGGTTTCTGTCGCTCGGTTTTTTCGGGGGGTTCGGGCACTGCATAGGCATGTGCCACCCCTTCGTTCTTTATATTTCCGGCAGATTCGTGGGCGGAAACAAAGGCTATGCGAATATGTACGCCCCGCACCTGAAATACAATATAGGCCGCTCAGTCACTTACGCCGTGATGGGCGCTGCGGCGGGCGCTCTGGGGAATATGGCCACCCTCGCCGGAAACATGGCGGGGATACAGAAAGCCTCCGCCGTATTCGCCGGAGTATTCCTCATACTTTACGGGCTCCTGTCATTCTTCGGCTACAACCTGCTGAACAGGTTCGAGAACAGGTTTGCCGCAGAGAAAATAATGAATCTGATAAAAAAGGTTCAGCCTAAAACAGCCTTCGGCAGCGGACTGGTTCTGGGGCTTATCCCCTGCGGGCTTGTTTACGGGGCGCTTATAGCCGCTTCCGCCTCCGCAAACGCAGTGAAGGGCGCATTGTCCATGTTCCTCTTCGGCATAGGCACGATCACCGCCATGATGCTCGCCGCCGTCTTCGGCAACTTCATCATGGGCAGAAGGGGGTTCTTCAACCTCCTCAGCCTCATACTCCTCATCTGCATGGGCGCATGGTTTATCTGGCAGGGGGTAAGGTTTTAGGACTTCGAGTTGATACGCATTGAGTTGAACACCACGATCAGGGAGCTTACCGCCATGAACGCGGCGGAGAATATGGGGTGTATCTTCCCTGTTACCGCAAGCGGTATTGCGATGAAATTATAGGAGAAAGCCCAGAACAGGTTCTCTTTTATCACAGCAAATGTTTTTTTCGCAGTCTTGTTTAATTTTATAATAACGGAGAGATCGCCCCTCATCAGCACAACATCCGCGCTTTCGATGGCTATGTCAGTCCCCTTGCCCATGGCTATGCCTGCGTCCGCCTCAGTCAGCGCCGGAGCGTCATTTATACCGTCACCGACCATAGCCACCCTCAGGCCTTCGCCTTTCAGTTTCCGCACAGTTTCTGCCTTTTCAAAAGGGGTGACCTCGGCGCAGCATTCTATTCCCTCTATGCCTATGGTATTCACGAGTTTGTCCGCCGCCTTGCGGCTGTCACCGGTGAGAATAAGCACACGGTTTCCGCGCCTCACAAGCTCGCCCAGAGTATACCCCGCCTCCTCACGCACTGAGTCGGAAAGGAGGATGAAGCCGATCAGCTCCCTCTCCTCTGAGACTGCGGCGACGGTGTGCCCTTTGGCTGTGAAGTAGTCATGCTGTTCCCGCATTTCGGGGGTGACTTCTGCGTGCTCCTCAATGAATTTCAGCTTGCCTGCCCGGATTTTTCTGCCGTTTATATCCGCCTCAACACCGTTTCCGGGTATCTCACGGAAATTTTCGGCGGGAAGGAATGTGCCGTCATAATAATCCGTAACCGCTTTTGATATAAGGTGGGATGAATAACGCTCAACCGATGCGGCAAGCTCCAGCGTCCGCCCTGAGCCGAGATCATAAATATCCGCCACTTTCATCTCGCCTCTGGTGATTGTGCCTGTTTTGTCAAAGCACCAGCAGTTTATGCGGCTGAGGGTTTCCATGACCTCACCGCTGCGCACCAGCGCACCGAATGAGGCCGTCTTAGTGGTGGCTATCATCACAGCCAGCGGAGTTGCCAGCCCTAGGGCGCAGGGGCAGGCGATCACCAGCACTGAGACGGCGTTCATGAACCCGGTAAGCCCGTTTCCTGTGGTGAAGTACCACCAGCCGAAGGTCACGGCGGCTATTGTGATTATGACAGGTACAAACCAGCCCACTATGCTGTCCGCCAGATTCTGGATCGGCGCTTTTTCCGCCTGAGCCTCCTCCACAGCCTTCACTATGCGGGAGAGCACAGTTCCGCTCCCCGCCTGAGCGCATTCTATGACAAGGGTTCCGTTAAGGTTTGATGTCCCTGCGAAAACCTCTGCATTCTCCGTTTTGAACACAGGGGAGGACTCCCCGGTGAGCATGGATTCGTCCACCTCGCTTTCACCGCAGATTACCCGTCCGTCCGCAGGAACGGAAGAACCGGGCAGAACCTCAAGGAAATCGCCTGTTTTCACTGACCTGACAGGGACAAGCACAGGTTCAAGTTTTCCCGCGGTGTAGGCTGCGGGGTCAAAGTCCCTGATGATCCTGACGGTCTGAGGCTGGTAGGATAAAAGGCGGGTGACAGCGCCGCTGTGGCGGAGCTTGGCTCCGGTTTCTATGAATCTCCCCAGAAGTATGAGGGTTATTATCATGCATGTGGTATCGAAATAGACTTCCCTCTCGCTGAAAACCGCGCCCACGCTGTAAACGTATGAGCTGAACGATCCCAGAAAAACCAGAACATCCATATTCAGCACACGGTTGCGTACAGACTTGATGCTGTTAACGATGAACGGCCAGCCGGAGTAGAACATAACCGGAGTAGCCAGAGCCCACGAAAGAAGCTTGAAGAATTTATTCAGCCCCTCTTCCATCCCCTGAAAATATCCGGCATACATGGCGAAGGTGTAGAGCATTACGTTCATGGCGAAAAACGAACCGACAGAGAAGCGGTAGAAATAGTCCTTCCGTTCCTCCTCAAGGACAGTGTTTCTGCCCCCTTTGCCCACAGGCATGGGCGGATAGCCGAGGGAGCGGAACTTCTCCAGCATATCACTCAGGCTCAGCGTGCCCTTTTTCCAGCGCACTTTTGCCTTGTGGGTTGCGTAGTTGACCCGCACATATGAAATGTTTTCATCCTTGCGGAAGAAATTTTCCACCAGCCATATGCAGGAGGAGCAGCGGACACCGGAAAGCACCACATCAAGGGAGCATTCCCCGTTGTCCTCTTTGAAGTCATCCTCGAAAAGCTCATCCGAAACGCGGGCGGAATCCACCCCGCCCTCTTTCCAGTCAGTGCGGCGGATATAAAAGGAATCAAGCCCCGCATCGTGTATAAGCCCGTAAACGCTCATGCAGCCGTGACAGCAGAAGTATAAGGTCTCTCCGTCCTTTTCGATTTTAATGGCGGAGTTTTCCTTAACATCAAGCTGACAGTGGGCACATTTCCTATTTGTCGTCTTCGTCGTCATCAAGCATCCGGTATTTCGGCCCTTCAATATCGTCAAACTGCCCTTTTCTGCCGGCATAAAGAAACAGCCCCAGAGCAATGGCTCCGAGGATGAGGCTGACCGGAATCAGCAGGTATAAGGCTGACATTTATCCGGCGTATTTAAGGGCGAACAGAAGGGGTATGCCTATCATGGTTATCAGGCTTATTATCATCAGAATTGTTCCCTTTCTCATATGATCCTCCTGAAAATGAACACTAGTTTATATAAAAGTTCCTTTTGAGCCTAACCTCTTTGCCGTCCACGGCAAAGGTGACCTTAAGGATATGGTAGCCTTTTTCAAGCTGCGGTGCGGACAGGGCGTAGCCTTCCCCGCTTTCCGTGACCGGAACCTCAAGGGTTCTGCCGCCCACGGGTCTTTCCACTTCCGCTTTCAGGCT
It encodes the following:
- a CDS encoding sensor histidine kinase, producing the protein MRIYIRLFSFIIIPVMCVTLLMFFTYQKQLLINAENELVNELKNKWEIINASGVLELPPHEARARLESISRAAPLRITLISSDGVVIDDSYVAADSVPGIENHSSRPEIQDAFKNGEGMEKRFSTTTGQRMIYYAKELKEGGNVLRIAYPMLYVESLKKKMKEQAYATFLGLFAVLFAVLWFISLRVSRPVVKISRIVEDIESGRPPVFPIFKSRLMDKVAGLIYRTYNALEKQKHILEAEKKKLNGLVNLLEEGIIKLDENGRVELANKRAEKILGCLLRQGDDVLAKVTDRDAIVLAKEILSYETDCTKVYELQNAVYELYVRFMEGSRIIVLTDITDSERYSKYKSELITNISHELKTPLALVMGYAETLMEHPNMKPEDRDKFLGKVYKGTTQLNQIINDVIELHRYESSSAEDIETEEETDPAEYAEELRDYYSDKFAPGMKITAEGEPVRVNRAHLSSLVTNLIENAVAYSGKDYIEVRMLSTADEFCLDVEDGGPVIPAEERDRIFERFYTVSKSRNKNISSTGLGLSIVKHICRLYRGGITLETNSRGGNTFKVRITQPE
- a CDS encoding histidine kinase dimerization/phosphoacceptor domain -containing protein, which produces MREEIRRVKLYSVLLVMIWTGLIVALTFLQYLEISNSTERIATMMAESAFTKDELYRKWNTGHGGVYVPVTDDVKPNPYLIHVQDRDIVTDSGRKLTLVNPAYMSRQVYEMAIDTDVIQTHLTSDVLINPVNKPDTWEKLALAKLFGGAQEYVSVDTIDGEKYLRFMRPFVTSEGCLKCHAVQGYSVGEIRGGISVSIPLRKLSDIETNEILLSIITHSLIWVIGLAVLAVGYRKIYDMMYELAESKDKLHELNEQKSAILSSTGEAILGVDSTGIIIFVNPVVEQITGYSRDELLGKSHHIVLQRRNKQGNPLEEADCPVFKTIHDGERRREEQIFRCKNGTFINVEVFAAPIKKGGRVQGAVVSYYDITEQISNRETIKRSLDEKEILLKEIHHRVKNNLQIISSFLSLQKESSGSKETSDALGEAESRVMAMALLHQSLYRSENMSVVRLDAYFHSLLDNMRKNMKSIPIEIIEDVEAVSLPIDTIMCCGLIVNELVMNSIKYAFDEESENPQILFSFKTEGDLCNMTVKDNGRGYPPGLDAASLESLGLPIVINLVKQLGGEYFLGNDGGAYFRVSFRL
- a CDS encoding ABC transporter ATP-binding protein, with product MLKVNDIYKSYSGSGVVTPVLKGVSLEVGKGEFVCLLGRSGSGKSTLLNIMSSLLDADKGDIIYMDKPFRGMKRCETDRFRREEAAMIFQFHHLMPYMTAFENVMLPFLSGIKPAGKEQKARAYDALAKVGLAGKEKRLPSQLSGGEQQRVAIARAIVGRPAVLFADEPTGSLDKANGDAVMKILSDLNKEGLTVVMVTHQRDYAEYAGKVVELSDGNVDKITVKSA
- a CDS encoding ABC transporter permease yields the protein MNLFTIPLKNLRRKALRTAMLTLVFSAGIISVVGLYYVSATVGESLEQKLTAYGANILIRPHSESLDVSYGGFSMGNLSYNIHKLDMDEVENGVRGIGYKERISSVAPKLLETSSIDGREFAVVGINWVEELKIKSYWYIDKADHKAHGHDTASLPEGTEMVMDGLEEGSEFGKYDIVAGNTAAKLLGLEKGWETEIEGKTFNVAGVLAPMGTDEDKLVFMDIEALQELKNKPGEVTFVEVSALCAGCPIEDIVVQIKQALPDVDVTAMQSVVKQRMFTVNFVKNLVLVISAVILVIACFMLAVFMMASVAERRSEIGILRSMGYSRFKIFCLFSFESLVIGAASGIAGFGAGYFTAVKILEKMELTDGAAIHFEPAHLILSVAVVCLVSVAASVIPALKAARTEPASAIIRL
- a CDS encoding DUF2318 domain-containing protein, producing MKILFKLMLLGVLVMSVAAWSWGGSKTKEAKAQNGVVKIALKDVNDGKAHYFHTKINGKDVKYFILKSSDGVIRAAFDACDVCYREKKGYSQQGDFMVCNNCGMKFHSMKINEVKGGCNPSPLTRTTDKDFVYIKATDIASGAMYF
- a CDS encoding sulfite exporter TauE/SafE family protein yields the protein MQNIDLLGFLSLGFFGGFGHCIGMCHPFVLYISGRFVGGNKGYANMYAPHLKYNIGRSVTYAVMGAAAGALGNMATLAGNMAGIQKASAVFAGVFLILYGLLSFFGYNLLNRFENRFAAEKIMNLIKKVQPKTAFGSGLVLGLIPCGLVYGALIAASASANAVKGALSMFLFGIGTITAMMLAAVFGNFIMGRRGFFNLLSLILLICMGAWFIWQGVRF
- a CDS encoding heavy metal translocating P-type ATPase, whose amino-acid sequence is MTTKTTNRKCAHCQLDVKENSAIKIEKDGETLYFCCHGCMSVYGLIHDAGLDSFYIRRTDWKEGGVDSARVSDELFEDDFKEDNGECSLDVVLSGVRCSSCIWLVENFFRKDENISYVRVNYATHKAKVRWKKGTLSLSDMLEKFRSLGYPPMPVGKGGRNTVLEEERKDYFYRFSVGSFFAMNVMLYTFAMYAGYFQGMEEGLNKFFKLLSWALATPVMFYSGWPFIVNSIKSVRNRVLNMDVLVFLGSFSSYVYSVGAVFSEREVYFDTTCMIITLILLGRFIETGAKLRHSGAVTRLLSYQPQTVRIIRDFDPAAYTAGKLEPVLVPVRSVKTGDFLEVLPGSSVPADGRVICGESEVDESMLTGESSPVFKTENAEVFAGTSNLNGTLVIECAQAGSGTVLSRIVKAVEEAQAEKAPIQNLADSIVGWFVPVIITIAAVTFGWWYFTTGNGLTGFMNAVSVLVIACPCALGLATPLAVMIATTKTASFGALVRSGEVMETLSRINCWCFDKTGTITRGEMKVADIYDLGSGRTLELAASVERYSSHLISKAVTDYYDGTFLPAENFREIPGNGVEADINGRKIRAGKLKFIEEHAEVTPEMREQHDYFTAKGHTVAAVSEERELIGFILLSDSVREEAGYTLGELVRRGNRVLILTGDSRKAADKLVNTIGIEGIECCAEVTPFEKAETVRKLKGEGLRVAMVGDGINDAPALTEADAGIAMGKGTDIAIESADVVLMRGDLSVIIKLNKTAKKTFAVIKENLFWAFSYNFIAIPLAVTGKIHPIFSAAFMAVSSLIVVFNSMRINSKS
- the ccoS gene encoding cbb3-type cytochrome oxidase assembly protein CcoS: MSALYLLIPVSLILGAIALGLFLYAGRKGQFDDIEGPKYRMLDDDEDDK